A genomic window from Silene latifolia isolate original U9 population chromosome Y, ASM4854445v1, whole genome shotgun sequence includes:
- the LOC141634509 gene encoding uncharacterized protein LOC141634509 yields MGRYVTKCAENEEAVDMKIRTRAVAKRMKITLASKRSSCNVYALRSRRQRRSSFATCRTETTSFENTINQISPSTGGEVIVISSEFPPAPCSSSNITATTSSSEIAGKDKVESKSEASSKFVGCILISRSVEMEKIEEAEIDSLNHSERKSRVHINRLMMPFESEIDEFFSSAEKNLQKRFSDKYNFDVVKDVSLEGRYEWVQITP; encoded by the exons atggGAAGGTATGTGACAAAATGCGCGGAAAATGAAGAGGCTGTTGATATGAAGATTCGAACTCGAGCCGTGGCAAAAAGAATGAAAATTACTCTAGCTTCAAAGAGGTCGTCTTGTAATGTCTACGCTCTAAGAAGTCGTCGTCAACGTCGTAGTAGTTTTGCAACCTGTCGGACTGAAACGACGTCGTTTGAGAACACTATCAATCAAATTTCTCCGAGTACTGGGGGTGAAGTTATTGTGATTAGTTCGGAATTTCCACCTGCTCCATGTTCTTCAAGCAATATTACGGCGACGACGAGTTCGAGTGAAATTGCAGGAAAAGATAAG GTTGAGAGTAAAAGTGAAGCGTCGTCGAAATTTGTCGGCTGTATTTTAATATCCag GAGTGTTGAGATGGAGAAGATTGAAGAAGCAGAAATCGACAGTTTAAATCATTCGGAGAGGAAATCAAGAGTCCATATTAATCGATTGATGATGCcgtttgagtctgaaatcgacgAGTTTTTCTCCTCTGCTGAAAAAAACCTCCAAAAACGCTTCTCTGACAA GTACAATTTTGACGTAGTTAAGGATGTGTCATTAGAAGGTCGATACGAGTGGGTTCAAATAACGCCATAA
- the LOC141630271 gene encoding uncharacterized protein LOC141630271: protein MKGADWSTYQPPLDSNWNWRNICKVKDIMQNGYLNNCWIGDPKGYSIRSGYSWLQGQHPPVQWYQAVWDTWCVPKHSFIGWLIHHGALNTREKLFSIGVAETKQCVICERDVETHAHLFGLCEYSSRILKGVECWLQIGLVGPQTGSVLQRHVCHMAKMACWYYIWMERNCCRLEGVLTRPELVCTDVQRIIRARIQQLLPSRGWASL from the coding sequence ATGAAAGGTGCTGATTGGAGTACCTATCAACCTCCTCTTGATtctaattggaattggaggaacatTTGTAAGGTTAAAGATATTATGCAGAATGGATACTTGAATAACTGTTGGATTGGTGATCCTAAAGGTTATTCTATTCGTTCAGGTTACAGTTGGTTGCAGGGACAGCACCCCCCTGTGCAGTGGTATCAGGCAGTGTGGGATACATGGTGTGTGCCCAAACATTCATTTATTGGATGGCTTATTCATCATGGAGCTTTGAATACAAGGGAGAAGCTGTTTTCTATAGGAGTGGCAGAGACTAAACAATGTGTTATATGTGAACGGGATGTGGAGACTCATGCTCATCTGTTTGGACTGTGTGAGTACAGCAGCAGAATCCTGAAAGGTGTGGAGTGTTGGTTGCAGATTGGACTGGTTGGTCCTCAAACTGGTTCAGTTTTGCAGAGGCATGTCTGTCATATGGCCAAGATGGCGTGTTGGTACTATATTTGGATGGAAAGGAATTGTTGCAGATTGGAAGGGGTACTAACTAGGCCTGAACTAGTTTGTACTGATGTTCAGAGAATTATTAGAGCAAGGATACAGCAGCTGCTCCCCTCTCGTGGTTGGGCATCTTTGTGA